DNA sequence from the Streptomyces cinnabarinus genome:
AGGCCCGCTACAACCGCGCCTACACCTGGGACCTGTGGGGCGCCGCCTGGGTCCTGCTGGACGGCGCGAGCGACGACGCCTTCGACTTCTTCCGGTGCTGGCTGATCGGCCAGGGCCGGGACGTGTACGAGGGTGGGGTGCACGATCCGGACTCGCTCGCCGATCTCCTGGACGAGTTCGACGAGGAGTTCGACGGCGACGGCGAGGAGCTCGGCTACGCGGCGGACGAGGCCTACGAGCAGCTCACCGGCACGGTCGCCCCGGACCTCGGTATCCCGCCCGCCGCGGCGGAACCGGCGGGGGCGCCGGTCGCCTTCGAGAGCGAGGGCGCGCTGGCGGATCGTTATCCCAAACTGTGGGAACGGTTCCGGGACTAGAAGCGCCGCCGGCTCGAGTCGGACGGGATGTACGCCTGCGTCGGCTCGGCCGCCTTCACCGCTCGGTGCTGCGGTGCCGCGTTGGCCTGGTCGAGCGCCGACGCCGTGACGGCGGCCGGTCCCAGGACGACCGTCGCGACCGCACAGACCACCGTCCACACCCGACTGCTGTTGCTGCTGCTCATGATCCCCACCCCTCCGGTCGGCTTGTGGGCACGACGGTAGGGCGGCGGGTTCGGATTGCCCTGCGGGAGCGCTGTGGCGTGCCTGTGAGCCTCAGTGACGGCCCTGGAGGCGGGCGGCCAGTTCGCGGATCTCCGGGAGCCGGGCGCTGAGGGCCGCTCCGGGGCAGCTGGTCATGTAGCCCTCCTGGTGGGGGGCGAGGGCGTGCAGGGTGGCCGCGGTGCCGCGGGCGTAGCGGCTGCCGTTGTTGCTGGAGACCAGGCGTACCTCGGCGCGCGGGTCGGTGCCGGACAGGCCCAGTTTCCAGGCGGCCAGGGCGGCGATGGAGTCGGTCATCGCCTTCGGCACCTCGGCGCCGGCGGTGAAGGTGCCGAGGGCGGCGATACCGGCGGTGCGGTGGTTGAAGCCCTGGGTGTGGGCGCCGGTGACGGGGCGGGTGACGCC
Encoded proteins:
- a CDS encoding DUF4240 domain-containing protein is translated as MDETEFWELVDASRETAEGDPEEQADLLVDRLLQLDPEMVLDFARHFEARYNRAYTWDLWGAAWVLLDGASDDAFDFFRCWLIGQGRDVYEGGVHDPDSLADLLDEFDEEFDGDGEELGYAADEAYEQLTGTVAPDLGIPPAAAEPAGAPVAFESEGALADRYPKLWERFRD